Proteins encoded together in one Cuculus canorus isolate bCucCan1 chromosome W, bCucCan1.pri, whole genome shotgun sequence window:
- the LOC128850218 gene encoding heterogeneous nuclear ribonucleoprotein K-like, producing METEQQEETFTNAETNGKFFLKGKRPAEDMEEEQAFKRSRNTDEMVELRILLQSKNAGAVIGKGGKNIKALRTDYNASVSVPDSSGPERILSISADTETIGEILKKIIPTLEEYQHYKGSDFDCELRLLIHQSLAGGIIGVKGAKIKELRENTQTTIKLFQECCPHSTDRVVLIGGKPDRVVECIKIILDLISESPIKGRAQPYDPNFYDETYDYGGFTMMFDDRRGRPVGFPMRGRGGFDRMPPGRGGRPMPPSRRDYDDMSPRRGPPPPPPGRGGRGGSRARNLPLPPPPPPRGGDLMSYDRRGRPGDRYDGMFEGGSGYDYSYTGGRGSYGDLGGPIITTQVTIPKDLAGSIIGKGGQRIKQIRHESGASIKIDEPLEGSEDRIITITGTQDQIQNAQYLLQNSVKQYADVEGF from the exons ATGGAGACTGAACAACAGGAGGAGACCTTTACCAACGCAGAGACAAAtggtaaattttttttaaagg GAAAACGTCCTGCAGAAGATATGGAAGAAGAACAGGCCTTCAAAAGATCTCGGAATACAGATGAGATGGTTGAATTGCGCATCTTACTTCAAAGCAAA AATGCTGGAGCAGTGATTGGAAAAGGTGGCAAAAATATTAAGGCACTTCGTACAGAT TACAATGCAAGTGTTTCAGTCCCAGACAGCAGTGGCCCCGAGCG CATCTTGAGTATAAGTGCAGATACAGAGACAATTGGAGAAATCTTGAAGAAGATTATCCCTACTTTAGAAGAG TATCAACACTACAAAGGTAGCGACTTTGACTGTGAATTAAGACTTCTAATTCACCAAAGTCTAGCAGGAGGAATTATTGGTGTCAAGGGTGCTAAAATCAAAGAACTCAGAGAG AACACTCAGACTACCATTAAACTCTTCCAAGAGTGTTGTCCTCATTCTACTGATAGAGTGGTGCTTATTGGTGGAAAACCTGATAGAGTTGTGGAATGTATCAAGATTATCTTGGATCTTATCTCTGAG TCTCCAATTAAAGGACGGGCCCAGCCTTATGATCCCAATTTCTATGATGAAACATATGACTATGGTGGCTTCACAATGATGTTTGATGATAGACGGGGACGTCCAGTAGGCTTTCCGATGCGTGGAAGAGGAGGCTTTGATCGAATGCCTCCTGGTCGTGGTGGACGACCTATGCCTCCATCAAGAAGAGATTATGATGATATGAGCCCTCGCAGAGGACCTCCACCGCCTCCACCAGGTCGTGGTGGCAGAGGTGGCAGCAGAGCTCGtaatcttcctcttcctcctccaccacctcctcgtGGCGG agATCTTATGTCTTATGACCGAAGGGGCAGACCTGGAGACCGTTATGATGGAATG tTTGAGGGTGGCTCTGGATATG ACTATTCTTACACAGGGGGCCGTGGTTCCTATGGAGATCTTGGTGGACCCATCATCACAACACAAGTAACAATTCCCAAAGAT TTGGCAGGGTCTATTATTGGAAAGGGAGGCCAGAGAATCAAACAAATACGTCATGAGTCAGGAGCTTCAATCAAAATTGATGAACCACTGGAAGGCTCAGAAGATCGAATAATAACTATTACAGGAACACAGGACCAGATACAAAATGCTCAGTATTTACTGCAGAACAG tgtgAAGCAGTATGCAGATGTTGAAGGATTCTAa